A genomic segment from Diadema setosum chromosome 11, eeDiaSeto1, whole genome shotgun sequence encodes:
- the LOC140235385 gene encoding carbohydrate sulfotransferase 11-like — protein MKLRQKRRQEHLLRSCAALEFQDSPEPRHNLSRAQLSGLQHTFVIDHPRLLYCYIPKVSCTNWKRLFLVSKGYFPSVDVIKNAHVEAQRAFRTLSQLSTKKANLKLRSHPHFMFVRNPFSRLLSAFREKIENRDPTKCYFSKYMTRWFAKTNPSYLVNRSPSSPYNFTEFVRYAISRRVDNEHWNDQYQLCSPCLVKYDFIGKYETLMEDAEYFLRTVVNDSSLSFPAPQKRPTHSSDDEIMEFYYRQISDRDLSALTKCLYTDMRLFGYAIPDSVKRVRIHSSAKHLRLIDIG, from the coding sequence ATGAAATTGCGTCAGAAACGGCGACAAGAACACCTCCTGCGTTCCTGCGCCGCGCTCGAATTCCAGGACTCTCCCGAGCCGAGACATAACCTATCACGTGCCCAGCTCTCGGGCCTCCAGCACACTTTCGTCATCGATCACCCGAGACTTCTCTACTGCTACATCCCCAAGGTGAGCTGCACCAACTGGAAGCGGCTCTTTCTGGTGTCCAAGGGCTACTTTCCCTCCGTTGACGTTATCAAGAACGCGCACGTAGAAGCGCAGAGAGCCTTCCGCACGCTTAGCCAGCTCTCCACCAAGAAGGCCAATCTGAAGTTGAGAAGTCATCCGCACTTCATGTTCGTGCGGAACCCGTTCTCCCGCCTTCTGTCTGCATTTCGGGAGAAAATCGAGAACAGAGACCCTACAAAGTGCTACTTTAGTAAGTACATGACGCGATGGTTTGCGAAGACTAATCCGAGCTATTTGGTGAATCGCAGCCCGAGTTCGCCGTACAACTTCACCGAGTTCGTGCGCTATGCGATCTCAAGAAGGGTCGATAACGAGCACTGGAACGATCAGTACCAGCTGTGTTCGCCTTGCCTGGTCAAATACGACTTCATCGGGAAATACGAGACATTGATGGAGGACGCGGAGTATTTTCTGAGAACGGTCGTCAACGATTCGTCGCTGAGCTTTCCAGCGCCGCAGAAGCGTCCCACGCACAGCTCAGACGACGAGATAATGGAATTCTACTATCGGCAGATTTCCGATCGAGATCTGTCGGCCCTCACCAAGTGTTTGTATACCGATATGCGATTATTTGGCTACGCTATCCCGGACAGTGTAAAACGTGTCCGTATACACTCGTCTGCCAAGCACTTGCGACTGATAGATATCGGATAA